Proteins from one Mesoplodon densirostris isolate mMesDen1 chromosome 1, mMesDen1 primary haplotype, whole genome shotgun sequence genomic window:
- the LOC132483882 gene encoding serine/threonine-protein phosphatase 2A 65 kDa regulatory subunit A alpha isoform-like isoform X1 — protein MAAADGDDSLYPIAVLIDELRNKDVQLRLNSIKKLSTIALALGVKRTLSELLPFLTDTIYDEDEVLLALAEQLGTFTTLVGGPEYVHCLLPPLESLATVEETVVRDKAVESLRAISHEHSPSDLEAHFVPLVKRLAGGDWFTSRTSACGLFSVCYPRVSSAVKAELRQYFRNLCSDDTPMVRRAAASKLEEFAKVLELDNVKSEIIPMFSNLASDKQDLVRLLAVEACVNIAQLLPQEDLEALVMPTLRQAAEDKSWCVQYMVTDKFTELQKAVGPEITKTDLVPAFQNLMKDCEAEVRAAASHKVKEFCENLSADCRQNVIMTQILPCIKELVSDANQHVKSALASVITGLSPILGKDNTIEHLLPLFLAQLKDECSEVRLNIISNLDCINEVIGIRQLSQSLLPTIVELAEDAKWQVRLAVIEYMPLLAGQLGVEFFDEKLNSLCMAWLVDHVYAIREAATSNLKKLVEKFGKEWAHATIIPKVLAMSGDPNYLHHMTTLFCINVLSEVCGQDITTKHMLPTVLRMAGDPVANVRFNVAKSLQKIGPILDNSTLQSEVKPILEKLTQDQDVDVKYFAQEPLTVLSLA, from the coding sequence ATGGCAGCGGCCGACGGCGACGATTCGCTCTACCCCATCGCGGTGCTCATAGACGAACTCCGCAACAAGGATGTTCAGCTTCGCCTCAACAGCATCAAGAAGTTGTCCACCATCGCCTTGGCCCTCGGGGTCAAAAGGACCCTCAGTGAGCTTCTGCCCTTCCTCACAGACACCATCTACGATGAGGATGAGGTCCTCTTGGCCCTGGCGGAACAGCTGGGCACCTTCACCACTCTGGTCGGAGGCCCCGAGTACGTGCACTGCCTGCTGCCACCCCTGGAGTCGCTGGCCACGGTGGAGGAAACCGTGGTGCGGGACAAGGCGGTGGAGTCTCTGCGGGCCATCTCGCACGAGCACTCGCCCTCCGACCTTGAGGCCCACTTCGTGCCGCTCGTGAAGCGGCTGGCGGGCGGTGACTGGTTCACCTCCCGCACGTCGGCCTGCGGCCTCTTCTCCGTCTGCTACCCCCGCGTGTCCAGTGCCGTCAAGGCGGAACTTCGACAGTACTTCCGGAACCTGTGCTCAGATGACACCCCCATGGTGCGGCGGGCCGCAGCCTCCAAGCTGGAGGAGTTCGCCAAGGTGCTGGAGCTGGACAACGTCAAGAGTGAGATCATCCCCATGTTCTCCAACCTGGCCTCTGACAAGCAGGACTTGGTGCGGCTGCTAGCGGTGGAGGCGTGTGTGAACAtcgcccagctcctgccccaggagGATCTGGAGGCCTTGGTGATGCCCACCCTGCGCCAGGCTGCTGAGGACAAGTCCTGGTGCGTCCAATACATGGTGACCGACAAGTTCACAGAGCTCCAGAAAGCAGTGGGGCCTGAGATCACCAAGACGGACCTGGTCCCTGCCTTCCAGAACCTGATGAAAGACTGTGAGGCCGAGGTGAGGGCTGCAGCCTCCCACAAGGTCAAAGAATTCTGTGAAAATCTCTCAGCTGACTGTCGGCAGAATGTGATCATGACCCAGATCTTGCCCTGCATCAAGGAGCTGGTGTCAGACGCCAACCAACATGTCAAGTCGGCCCTGGCCTCAGTCATCACAGGCCTCTCTCCCATCCTGGGCAAAGACAACACCATCGAGCAcctcctgcccctcttcctggctcAGCTGAAGGATGAGTGCTCGGAGGTGCGGCTGAACATCATCTCCAACCTGGACTGCATAAACGAGGTGATTGGCATCCGGCAGCTGTCCCAGTCCCTGCTTCCCACCATTGTGGAGCTGGCTGAGGATGCCAAGTGGCAAGTGCGGCTGGCCGTCATTGAGTACATGCCTCTGCTGGCTGGACAGCTGGGGGTGGAGTTCTTTGATGAGAAACTCAACTCCTTGTGCATGGCCTGGCTTGTAGATCATGTCTATGCCATCCGCGAGGCGGCCACCAGCAACCTGAAGAAACTGGTAGAGAAGTTTGGGAAGGAGTGGGCCCATGCTACTATCATCCCCAAGGTCTTGGCCATGTCTGGTGACCCCAACTACCTGCACCACATGACTACGCTCTTCTGCATCAATGTGCTGTCTGAGGTCTGTGGGCAGGACATCACCACCAAGCACATGCTGCCCACAGTGCTGCGTATGGCTGGGGACCCCGTCGCCAATGTCCGCTTCAATGTGGCCAAGTCCCTGCAGAAGATAGGGCCCATCCTGGACAACAGCACACTGCAGAGCGAAGTCAAGCCCATCCTAGAGAAGCTGACCCAGGACCAGGACGTGGACGTCAAGTACTTTGCCCAGGAGCCTCTGACTGTTCTGTCTCTCGCCTGA
- the LOC132483882 gene encoding serine/threonine-protein phosphatase 2A 65 kDa regulatory subunit A alpha isoform-like isoform X2, which produces MFSFASTASRSCPPSPWPSGSKGPSVSFCPSSQPPLESLATVEETVVRDKAVESLRAISHEHSPSDLEAHFVPLVKRLAGGDWFTSRTSACGLFSVCYPRVSSAVKAELRQYFRNLCSDDTPMVRRAAASKLEEFAKVLELDNVKSEIIPMFSNLASDKQDLVRLLAVEACVNIAQLLPQEDLEALVMPTLRQAAEDKSWCVQYMVTDKFTELQKAVGPEITKTDLVPAFQNLMKDCEAEVRAAASHKVKEFCENLSADCRQNVIMTQILPCIKELVSDANQHVKSALASVITGLSPILGKDNTIEHLLPLFLAQLKDECSEVRLNIISNLDCINEVIGIRQLSQSLLPTIVELAEDAKWQVRLAVIEYMPLLAGQLGVEFFDEKLNSLCMAWLVDHVYAIREAATSNLKKLVEKFGKEWAHATIIPKVLAMSGDPNYLHHMTTLFCINVLSEVCGQDITTKHMLPTVLRMAGDPVANVRFNVAKSLQKIGPILDNSTLQSEVKPILEKLTQDQDVDVKYFAQEPLTVLSLA; this is translated from the exons ATGTTCAGCTTCGCCTCAACAGCATCAAGAAGTTGTCCACCATCGCCTTGGCCCTCGGGGTCAAAAGGACCCTCAGTGAGCTTCTGCCCTTCCTCACA GCCACCCCTGGAGTCGCTGGCCACGGTGGAGGAAACCGTGGTGCGGGACAAGGCGGTGGAGTCTCTGCGGGCCATCTCGCACGAGCACTCGCCCTCCGACCTTGAGGCCCACTTCGTGCCGCTCGTGAAGCGGCTGGCGGGCGGTGACTGGTTCACCTCCCGCACGTCGGCCTGCGGCCTCTTCTCCGTCTGCTACCCCCGCGTGTCCAGTGCCGTCAAGGCGGAACTTCGACAGTACTTCCGGAACCTGTGCTCAGATGACACCCCCATGGTGCGGCGGGCCGCAGCCTCCAAGCTGGAGGAGTTCGCCAAGGTGCTGGAGCTGGACAACGTCAAGAGTGAGATCATCCCCATGTTCTCCAACCTGGCCTCTGACAAGCAGGACTTGGTGCGGCTGCTAGCGGTGGAGGCGTGTGTGAACAtcgcccagctcctgccccaggagGATCTGGAGGCCTTGGTGATGCCCACCCTGCGCCAGGCTGCTGAGGACAAGTCCTGGTGCGTCCAATACATGGTGACCGACAAGTTCACAGAGCTCCAGAAAGCAGTGGGGCCTGAGATCACCAAGACGGACCTGGTCCCTGCCTTCCAGAACCTGATGAAAGACTGTGAGGCCGAGGTGAGGGCTGCAGCCTCCCACAAGGTCAAAGAATTCTGTGAAAATCTCTCAGCTGACTGTCGGCAGAATGTGATCATGACCCAGATCTTGCCCTGCATCAAGGAGCTGGTGTCAGACGCCAACCAACATGTCAAGTCGGCCCTGGCCTCAGTCATCACAGGCCTCTCTCCCATCCTGGGCAAAGACAACACCATCGAGCAcctcctgcccctcttcctggctcAGCTGAAGGATGAGTGCTCGGAGGTGCGGCTGAACATCATCTCCAACCTGGACTGCATAAACGAGGTGATTGGCATCCGGCAGCTGTCCCAGTCCCTGCTTCCCACCATTGTGGAGCTGGCTGAGGATGCCAAGTGGCAAGTGCGGCTGGCCGTCATTGAGTACATGCCTCTGCTGGCTGGACAGCTGGGGGTGGAGTTCTTTGATGAGAAACTCAACTCCTTGTGCATGGCCTGGCTTGTAGATCATGTCTATGCCATCCGCGAGGCGGCCACCAGCAACCTGAAGAAACTGGTAGAGAAGTTTGGGAAGGAGTGGGCCCATGCTACTATCATCCCCAAGGTCTTGGCCATGTCTGGTGACCCCAACTACCTGCACCACATGACTACGCTCTTCTGCATCAATGTGCTGTCTGAGGTCTGTGGGCAGGACATCACCACCAAGCACATGCTGCCCACAGTGCTGCGTATGGCTGGGGACCCCGTCGCCAATGTCCGCTTCAATGTGGCCAAGTCCCTGCAGAAGATAGGGCCCATCCTGGACAACAGCACACTGCAGAGCGAAGTCAAGCCCATCCTAGAGAAGCTGACCCAGGACCAGGACGTGGACGTCAAGTACTTTGCCCAGGAGCCTCTGACTGTTCTGTCTCTCGCCTGA
- the LOC132483882 gene encoding serine/threonine-protein phosphatase 2A 65 kDa regulatory subunit A alpha isoform-like isoform X3, translated as MFSFASTASRSCPPSPWPSGSKGPSVSFCPSSQTPSTMRMRSSWPWRNSWAPSPLWSEAPSTCTACGLFSVCYPRVSSAVKAELRQYFRNLCSDDTPMVRRAAASKLEEFAKVLELDNVKSEIIPMFSNLASDKQDLVRLLAVEACVNIAQLLPQEDLEALVMPTLRQAAEDKSWCVQYMVTDKFTELQKAVGPEITKTDLVPAFQNLMKDCEAEVRAAASHKVKEFCENLSADCRQNVIMTQILPCIKELVSDANQHVKSALASVITGLSPILGKDNTIEHLLPLFLAQLKDECSEVRLNIISNLDCINEVIGIRQLSQSLLPTIVELAEDAKWQVRLAVIEYMPLLAGQLGVEFFDEKLNSLCMAWLVDHVYAIREAATSNLKKLVEKFGKEWAHATIIPKVLAMSGDPNYLHHMTTLFCINVLSEVCGQDITTKHMLPTVLRMAGDPVANVRFNVAKSLQKIGPILDNSTLQSEVKPILEKLTQDQDVDVKYFAQEPLTVLSLA; from the exons ATGTTCAGCTTCGCCTCAACAGCATCAAGAAGTTGTCCACCATCGCCTTGGCCCTCGGGGTCAAAAGGACCCTCAGTGAGCTTCTGCCCTTCCTCACAGACACCATCTACGATGAGGATGAGGTCCTCTTGGCCCTGGCGGAACAGCTGGGCACCTTCACCACTCTGGTCGGAGGCCCCGAGTACGTGCA CGGCCTGCGGCCTCTTCTCCGTCTGCTACCCCCGCGTGTCCAGTGCCGTCAAGGCGGAACTTCGACAGTACTTCCGGAACCTGTGCTCAGATGACACCCCCATGGTGCGGCGGGCCGCAGCCTCCAAGCTGGAGGAGTTCGCCAAGGTGCTGGAGCTGGACAACGTCAAGAGTGAGATCATCCCCATGTTCTCCAACCTGGCCTCTGACAAGCAGGACTTGGTGCGGCTGCTAGCGGTGGAGGCGTGTGTGAACAtcgcccagctcctgccccaggagGATCTGGAGGCCTTGGTGATGCCCACCCTGCGCCAGGCTGCTGAGGACAAGTCCTGGTGCGTCCAATACATGGTGACCGACAAGTTCACAGAGCTCCAGAAAGCAGTGGGGCCTGAGATCACCAAGACGGACCTGGTCCCTGCCTTCCAGAACCTGATGAAAGACTGTGAGGCCGAGGTGAGGGCTGCAGCCTCCCACAAGGTCAAAGAATTCTGTGAAAATCTCTCAGCTGACTGTCGGCAGAATGTGATCATGACCCAGATCTTGCCCTGCATCAAGGAGCTGGTGTCAGACGCCAACCAACATGTCAAGTCGGCCCTGGCCTCAGTCATCACAGGCCTCTCTCCCATCCTGGGCAAAGACAACACCATCGAGCAcctcctgcccctcttcctggctcAGCTGAAGGATGAGTGCTCGGAGGTGCGGCTGAACATCATCTCCAACCTGGACTGCATAAACGAGGTGATTGGCATCCGGCAGCTGTCCCAGTCCCTGCTTCCCACCATTGTGGAGCTGGCTGAGGATGCCAAGTGGCAAGTGCGGCTGGCCGTCATTGAGTACATGCCTCTGCTGGCTGGACAGCTGGGGGTGGAGTTCTTTGATGAGAAACTCAACTCCTTGTGCATGGCCTGGCTTGTAGATCATGTCTATGCCATCCGCGAGGCGGCCACCAGCAACCTGAAGAAACTGGTAGAGAAGTTTGGGAAGGAGTGGGCCCATGCTACTATCATCCCCAAGGTCTTGGCCATGTCTGGTGACCCCAACTACCTGCACCACATGACTACGCTCTTCTGCATCAATGTGCTGTCTGAGGTCTGTGGGCAGGACATCACCACCAAGCACATGCTGCCCACAGTGCTGCGTATGGCTGGGGACCCCGTCGCCAATGTCCGCTTCAATGTGGCCAAGTCCCTGCAGAAGATAGGGCCCATCCTGGACAACAGCACACTGCAGAGCGAAGTCAAGCCCATCCTAGAGAAGCTGACCCAGGACCAGGACGTGGACGTCAAGTACTTTGCCCAGGAGCCTCTGACTGTTCTGTCTCTCGCCTGA